The Deltaproteobacteria bacterium genome segment CAACGGCCGGCTGGTGGTTATCGAGATGAACCCGCGGGTCTCCCGCAGCTCGGCCCTGGCCAGCAAGGCCACGGGGTTCCCCATCGCCAAGATCGCCGCCAAGCTGGCGGTGGGCTACACGCTGGACGAGATCCCCAACGATGTGACGCGCGAGACCCCGGCGTGCTTCGAGCCCACCATCGACTACGTGGTGGTGAAGGTGCCGCGGTTCACCTTCGAGAAGTTCCCCCAGACCCGCGACGTGCTGACCACCCAGATGAAGTCGGTGGGGGAGGCCATGTCCATCGGCCGCACCTTCAAGGAGGCGCTGCAGAAGGCCATGCGCTCGTTGGAGACCAGCAGCTACGGTTTCGAGGAGCCGGAGTTGGCGGCGGAGGGCGCCGAACTGGAGGCGTTGCTGGAGGAACGGCTCCGGTGGCCGCGATCGGACCGGCTATGGACCCTGGGCGCGGCCTTTCGCGCGGGCTTCACGATAGCGCGTCTGTATGAGCTCACGGGCATCGATCCCTGGTTTCTCCGCCACATAGAGTCCATCATCCAGAAGGAGGATGAAATTCGGCGCCGGCTGGGGGAGGGCGGCGACGCCGATGAGGAGTTCTTGTCGGAGGTCAAGAACATGGGCTTCTCCGACCGGCGCCTCGCGGAACTGTCGGAACGTTCGGAGGAAGACATCCGGGCGTTGCGCATGCGCACGGGCGTGCTCGCCGGCTTCCGCACCGTGGATACCTGCGGCGCCGAGTTCGAGGCCTTTACGCCTTACTACTATTCCACCTACGAGGGGACCCAGGAGTCCCGGCGCAGCGACCGCAAGAAGATCATGATTCTGGGCGGCGGCCCCAACCGCATCGGCCAGGGCATCGAGTTCGACTACTGCTGCGTCCACGCCGCCTTCGCCCTCAAGGAGGACGGCTTCGAGACGCTGATGGTCAACTGCAACCCGGAGACCGTCAGCACCGACTACGACACCTCCGACAAGCTCTACTTCGAGCCGCTAACGCTGGAGGACGTGCTCAACATCACGGCGCAGGAGCGGCCCGACGGAGTCATCGTCCAGTTCGGCGGACAGACGCCGCTGAAGCTGGCGCTGGCGCTGGAGGAGGCCGGGGTCCCGATCATCGGCACGCCGCCGAACAGCATCGACCTGGCCGAGGACCGGGAGCGTTTCAAGGAACTGCTCGAGCGGCTGGGCCTGAGGCAGCCGCACAACGGCACCGCCCGATCCACCGACGAAGCCCTACGGGTAGCCGAGAGCATCGGCTACCCGGTGCTGGTGCGGCCGTCCTACGTGCTGGGCGGCCGGGCCATGGAGATCGTCTACGAGGAGGAGAAGCTCAAGGACTACCTGGTGAGCGCTTTCCGGAACTCCGCCGAACACCCGGTGCTCATCGACAAGTTCCTGGACGACGCCACCGAAGTGGACGTGGACGCCATCGCCGACGGCGAGCGGGTAGTCATCGGCGGCATCATGGAGCACATCGAGATGGCCGGGGTCCACTCCGGGGACAGCGCCTGCTCCCTCCCGCCCCGGACCCTGTCGCCGGCGGTGCAGGCGGAGATCCGCCGCCAGGCCGTGGCCCTGGCCACTGCCCTCGAGGTGCGGGGGCTGATGAACGTCCAGTTCGCGGTCAAGGGGGAAGAGGTCTACATCCTCGAGGTGAACCCGCGTGCGTCGCGGACGGTGCCGTTCGTCAGCAAGGCCATCGGCGTGTCGCTGGCAAAGCTGGCGGCGCGGGTCATGGTGGGGCGCAAGCTCGACGAGATGGGTCTCACCGAGGAGATCATCCCGCCGCACGTCTCGGTCAAGGAGTCGGTGCTGCCGTTCAACAAGTTCGCCGGCGTGGACACGCTGCTGGGACCCGAGATGAAGTCCACCGGAGAGGTCATGGGCATCGACCACTCCTTCAGCAAGGCCTACGCCAAGGCCCAGATGGCC includes the following:
- the carB gene encoding carbamoyl-phosphate synthase large subunit is translated as NGRLVVIEMNPRVSRSSALASKATGFPIAKIAAKLAVGYTLDEIPNDVTRETPACFEPTIDYVVVKVPRFTFEKFPQTRDVLTTQMKSVGEAMSIGRTFKEALQKAMRSLETSSYGFEEPELAAEGAELEALLEERLRWPRSDRLWTLGAAFRAGFTIARLYELTGIDPWFLRHIESIIQKEDEIRRRLGEGGDADEEFLSEVKNMGFSDRRLAELSERSEEDIRALRMRTGVLAGFRTVDTCGAEFEAFTPYYYSTYEGTQESRRSDRKKIMILGGGPNRIGQGIEFDYCCVHAAFALKEDGFETLMVNCNPETVSTDYDTSDKLYFEPLTLEDVLNITAQERPDGVIVQFGGQTPLKLALALEEAGVPIIGTPPNSIDLAEDRERFKELLERLGLRQPHNGTARSTDEALRVAESIGYPVLVRPSYVLGGRAMEIVYEEEKLKDYLVSAFRNSAEHPVLIDKFLDDATEVDVDAIADGERVVIGGIMEHIEMAGVHSGDSACSLPPRTLSPAVQAEIRRQAVALATALEVRGLMNVQFAVKGEEVYILEVNPRASRTVPFVSKAIGVSLAKLAARVMVGRKLDEMGLTEEIIPPHVSVKESVLPFNKFAGVDTLLGPEMKSTGEVMGIDHSFSKAYAKAQMAGGMQLPESGAAFFSLPDEHREGAADIARSLAALGFRIMAAGGTADFFQRGGIPVEVVRDAEETLQHEAVAMVVNTHANESYRNDGYLVRRNALDRQIPYFTTLAGAEAALEAIEFLKGGELTVQPLQDYQRHTART